Proteins encoded in a region of the Chryseobacterium piperi genome:
- the paaZ gene encoding phenylacetic acid degradation bifunctional protein PaaZ → MEKLKNYIYGEWVEGTGNGIPLYNAVTGEQVAVSDTEGLNFEQALDFGRTIGYKNLSSMTFYDRGEMLKKVAIYLLERKKKYYELSYKTGATHIDSWVDIEGGFGTFFTYSGLAKRMLPNTPFWVDGDTQKISANGTFLGTHILTPSEGVSVQINAYNFPVWGMLEKLSTSLLAGVPSIVKPSPFGSYLTNAVFQDMIESGILPEGAVQLVCGEPGNILDYVQDGDSVLFTGSATTGRKLKSLPSIAGNAVRFNMEADSLNCSILGLDAKPGTPEFDLFIKEVRNEMTTKAGQKCTAIRRIIVPENLIGDVQNALSKALDQTKIGNPLSRETKMGSLVGRQQYDEVLRKVNLLKAETELVYDGQHELVDANYENGAFMSPKLFLNDKPFEKNISHDVEAFGPVSTLMPYKDAEEAAALAKRGKGSLVGSIISHDDQFVAETSWKMASQHGRIFVLNRDNAKESTGHGSPLPTLMHGGPGRAGGGEEMGGLSGLHFFLQKTAIQGSPDTLTAITKIYQQGAEKKFSDKHPFQKYFEEVEVGDSLETAGRTVTDADIVNFSNVSWDHFYAHTDATSLTGTIFDKTVAHGYFILSAAAGLFVSGKKGPVIANYGLENCSFFKPVYAGDTITVYLTAKEKINRGVKGRNIPSGVVKWLVEVVNQREEVVCVATILTLVAKQSPFIDLKVKTIQKVLNGLTESSQPAWGKMTAQQMLEHLEKTVKYSMGEPEVEQCFTPEANLEKYQDSLYNHRKMPKDFPAPFLPADGSLPALEHKNLDAAKEAFLNTLQNYIVYYKENPDAEHLHFVFGKLNKEMMELMHRKHFTHHFEQFGLI, encoded by the coding sequence ATGGAAAAATTAAAGAATTATATCTACGGAGAATGGGTAGAAGGTACCGGAAATGGTATTCCTTTGTATAACGCTGTGACTGGCGAGCAGGTAGCTGTCTCGGATACAGAAGGACTTAATTTTGAGCAGGCTCTTGATTTTGGAAGAACAATAGGATATAAAAACCTTTCTTCAATGACTTTCTATGACCGTGGAGAAATGCTCAAAAAAGTAGCAATATACCTACTGGAAAGAAAGAAAAAATATTACGAATTATCTTATAAAACTGGAGCCACTCATATTGATTCATGGGTTGATATTGAAGGGGGATTTGGTACATTCTTTACCTATTCTGGGTTAGCTAAAAGAATGCTTCCCAATACTCCGTTCTGGGTAGATGGAGATACACAGAAAATTTCAGCGAATGGAACTTTTCTTGGGACTCATATTTTAACACCAAGTGAAGGCGTATCGGTTCAGATCAATGCTTATAACTTTCCTGTTTGGGGAATGCTGGAAAAATTATCAACTTCATTATTAGCAGGTGTTCCTTCTATTGTAAAGCCTTCTCCTTTTGGTTCATATTTGACCAATGCAGTATTCCAGGATATGATCGAAAGCGGCATTCTTCCTGAAGGTGCTGTTCAATTGGTTTGTGGTGAGCCAGGAAATATTCTGGACTATGTACAGGATGGAGATTCCGTACTGTTTACAGGTTCTGCGACGACAGGTAGAAAATTAAAATCTTTACCGTCAATTGCAGGAAATGCTGTTAGGTTTAATATGGAGGCAGATTCCTTGAACTGTTCTATCCTTGGTCTGGACGCTAAACCAGGAACTCCTGAATTTGATTTGTTTATCAAAGAAGTCCGTAATGAAATGACCACGAAAGCTGGTCAGAAATGTACTGCGATCAGAAGAATTATCGTTCCTGAAAATTTGATTGGAGATGTTCAGAATGCTTTATCTAAAGCTTTAGACCAAACTAAAATAGGAAATCCTCTAAGCAGAGAAACTAAAATGGGTTCTTTGGTAGGGAGACAGCAATATGATGAGGTTTTAAGAAAAGTAAATCTATTAAAAGCTGAAACGGAATTGGTTTATGACGGGCAGCATGAGCTTGTGGATGCTAATTATGAAAATGGAGCATTTATGAGTCCGAAATTATTTTTAAATGATAAGCCTTTTGAAAAAAATATTTCTCATGATGTAGAAGCTTTTGGCCCTGTTTCTACTTTAATGCCTTATAAAGATGCAGAAGAAGCTGCAGCTTTGGCGAAAAGAGGAAAAGGAAGCTTGGTAGGTTCCATAATTTCTCATGATGATCAGTTTGTAGCTGAAACATCCTGGAAAATGGCTTCTCAACACGGTAGGATTTTCGTTCTCAACAGAGATAATGCAAAAGAAAGTACGGGGCATGGTTCTCCGCTTCCTACTTTGATGCATGGAGGCCCAGGAAGAGCTGGAGGTGGAGAGGAAATGGGCGGATTAAGCGGTCTTCATTTCTTTCTTCAAAAAACGGCTATTCAGGGTTCTCCGGATACATTGACTGCCATTACTAAGATTTATCAGCAGGGTGCAGAGAAAAAATTCTCGGATAAACATCCATTCCAGAAATATTTTGAGGAAGTTGAGGTTGGAGATTCTTTAGAAACTGCAGGAAGAACCGTTACAGATGCAGATATTGTGAATTTCTCAAACGTTTCATGGGATCATTTCTACGCACATACCGATGCAACCAGTTTAACAGGAACAATCTTTGATAAAACCGTTGCTCATGGGTACTTTATTCTTTCTGCAGCAGCAGGATTATTTGTATCCGGTAAAAAAGGACCAGTGATAGCCAATTATGGATTGGAAAACTGTAGCTTCTTTAAGCCTGTTTATGCCGGAGATACAATAACTGTTTATTTAACAGCAAAAGAAAAGATTAACAGAGGGGTAAAAGGCAGAAATATTCCGAGTGGTGTTGTAAAATGGCTGGTGGAAGTTGTTAATCAGCGTGAAGAGGTGGTTTGTGTAGCTACCATCTTAACATTGGTTGCAAAGCAGTCTCCATTTATAGATTTAAAGGTAAAGACAATTCAGAAAGTTTTAAACGGACTGACTGAAAGTTCTCAACCTGCCTGGGGGAAAATGACGGCTCAGCAAATGTTGGAACATCTCGAAAAAACAGTTAAATATAGTATGGGCGAACCTGAGGTTGAACAGTGCTTTACGCCTGAAGCTAATCTGGAAAAATACCAGGATTCTTTATACAACCACAGAAAGATGCCGAAAGATTTTCCGGCACCATTTCTTCCTGCAGACGGAAGTCTTCCAGCATTAGAACATAAAAATCTTGATGCTGCAAAAGAAGCGTTCTTAAATACTTTGCAGAATTATATAGTGTATTATAAGGAAAATCCTGATGCAGAACATTTGCATTTTGTTTTTGGAAAATTAAATAAAGAGATGATGGAACTTATGCATAGAAAGCATTTCACTCACCATTTCGAGCAATTCGGATTGATTTAA
- the pcaF gene encoding 3-oxoadipyl-CoA thiolase, whose amino-acid sequence MNNVYIIDYIRTPISKLQGGLSEVRADDLAAIVIKEIVARNPDVPVEEIEDVIFGCANQAGEDNRNVARMGLLLAGLPYTIGGETVNRLCASGMSAVANAFRSIASGEGELYIAGGVEHMTRSPYVMSKPSAAFGRDSQMFDTTFGWRFINPKMKEMYGVDGMGETAENLADMHQINREDQDKFALWSQQKATKAQENGRLAEEIVKVEIPQRKGDPIVFEKDEFIKPTSSMEGLGKLRPAFRKEGTVTAGNASGMNDGAAALILASEEAVKKYGLKPKAKILGSAVAGVEPRIMGIGPVEATQKLLRRLNLSLNDMDIIELNEAFAAQALAVTRSLGLKDDDTRINPNGGAIAIGHPLGVSGARIIGSAAMELQKQNKKYALCTLCIGVGQGYAMIIEKV is encoded by the coding sequence ATGAACAACGTATACATTATAGATTACATCAGAACTCCTATTTCGAAATTACAAGGAGGATTATCAGAAGTAAGAGCAGATGATTTAGCTGCCATTGTTATCAAAGAGATTGTAGCTAGAAATCCAGATGTTCCTGTTGAAGAAATTGAAGATGTAATCTTCGGATGTGCTAACCAGGCAGGAGAAGATAATCGTAATGTAGCCAGAATGGGCCTTTTGCTGGCTGGACTTCCTTATACAATAGGTGGTGAAACGGTCAATAGGCTTTGTGCTTCGGGGATGTCTGCTGTAGCCAATGCTTTTCGTTCTATTGCATCAGGAGAAGGAGAGCTTTATATTGCAGGGGGTGTTGAACATATGACTCGTTCACCGTATGTTATGTCAAAACCGAGTGCTGCTTTCGGAAGAGATAGTCAGATGTTTGATACTACTTTCGGATGGCGTTTTATCAATCCGAAAATGAAAGAAATGTATGGTGTTGACGGAATGGGAGAAACGGCTGAAAACCTGGCTGATATGCATCAGATAAACAGAGAAGATCAGGATAAATTTGCACTTTGGTCTCAACAAAAAGCGACCAAAGCACAAGAAAACGGAAGGTTGGCTGAGGAAATTGTAAAAGTAGAAATTCCTCAGAGAAAAGGTGATCCGATCGTTTTTGAAAAAGACGAGTTCATTAAACCAACCTCTTCTATGGAGGGACTTGGAAAACTACGTCCGGCCTTTAGAAAAGAAGGAACGGTGACTGCCGGAAATGCTTCGGGGATGAATGATGGAGCAGCCGCACTTATTCTGGCAAGTGAGGAAGCTGTAAAAAAATATGGATTAAAACCTAAGGCAAAGATTTTAGGATCTGCCGTTGCTGGTGTTGAACCCAGAATTATGGGGATCGGGCCTGTTGAAGCCACTCAGAAATTATTGAGAAGACTCAATCTTTCATTAAATGATATGGATATTATTGAGCTTAATGAGGCATTTGCTGCTCAGGCTCTAGCAGTAACAAGGAGCTTAGGGTTAAAAGATGACGATACCAGAATAAACCCCAACGGAGGAGCAATAGCTATAGGCCACCCTCTTGGAGTTTCAGGTGCCAGAATCATTGGTTCTGCAGCGATGGAACTTCAGAAGCAAAATAAAAAATATGCATTGTGTACCCTTTGTATCGGTGTCGGACAAGGATATGCAATGATAATTGAAAAAGTTTAA
- a CDS encoding PaaI family thioesterase, translating into MNPRQVADYMLDQDYFSQWMNIRMIEVKENYCLIEMPVKKEMLNGLRTVHGGVTFAFADSALAFSSNNSGDAAVALNCVINFTKAGKEGDIFRAESKLVNDTRKTAVYDIHITNQNEELIAKFVGTVYKIGKKVTEL; encoded by the coding sequence ATGAACCCGAGACAAGTTGCAGATTATATGCTCGATCAGGATTATTTTTCCCAATGGATGAATATCAGGATGATTGAAGTAAAAGAAAATTATTGTTTAATAGAAATGCCTGTCAAAAAAGAGATGTTGAACGGGCTTAGAACGGTTCACGGAGGGGTTACATTCGCTTTTGCAGACTCTGCATTGGCATTTTCCTCTAATAATTCCGGGGACGCAGCAGTTGCTCTAAACTGTGTTATCAATTTTACCAAAGCGGGGAAAGAGGGCGATATATTCCGGGCTGAAAGCAAACTGGTAAATGATACGAGAAAAACAGCTGTTTACGATATTCATATCACCAATCAGAATGAGGAATTGATTGCCAAATTTGTAGGAACGGTTTATAAAATTGGTAAGAAAGTAACTGAACTATAA
- a CDS encoding 3-hydroxyacyl-CoA dehydrogenase NAD-binding domain-containing protein — translation MNIGIIGAGTMGIGIAQVAATAGCKVVVYDAQAPQIDKALSGLEKTLQRLVEKTKISQEKATEIRNNIIKAETLQELKDSDLVIEAIIENKEIKTKVFTELENYVSDACIISSNTSSISITSLGAELKKPERFIGIHFFNPAPLMPLVEIIPSLLTEKSLAEKMYSLMKEWGKVPVIAKDIPGFIVNRIARPYYGEGLRIVEENIATPEQVDDAMKTLGNFKMGPFELMDLIGVDVNFAVTTTVYKDYFYDPKYKPSLLQQRMSEAKLHGRKTGKGFYDYSEGAEKPVVEKNDALYEQIFLRIISMLINEAVEAKRLGVANDQDIELAMQKGVNYPKGLLSWGKEIGYSKISETLQNLYGEYQEERYRQSPLLCKM, via the coding sequence ATGAATATTGGAATTATTGGTGCAGGGACCATGGGTATCGGAATTGCTCAGGTGGCTGCAACGGCAGGGTGTAAAGTTGTTGTATACGATGCACAGGCTCCACAAATAGATAAAGCACTTTCTGGTCTGGAGAAAACACTTCAGAGGTTGGTTGAAAAAACTAAAATTTCGCAAGAAAAAGCTACAGAAATCAGAAATAATATTATAAAAGCAGAGACTTTACAGGAACTAAAAGATTCTGACCTGGTCATTGAAGCGATTATTGAAAACAAAGAAATTAAAACAAAAGTTTTTACAGAACTTGAAAACTATGTTTCTGATGCTTGTATCATCAGTTCCAATACTTCCTCCATATCCATCACTTCTTTAGGAGCGGAATTAAAGAAGCCGGAGCGCTTCATTGGAATTCATTTTTTCAATCCGGCGCCGTTAATGCCATTGGTTGAAATAATTCCTTCTTTATTAACAGAAAAATCTTTAGCCGAAAAAATGTACAGCCTCATGAAAGAATGGGGGAAGGTTCCTGTTATTGCTAAAGATATCCCCGGATTTATCGTTAACAGAATTGCACGTCCCTACTATGGAGAAGGATTAAGGATTGTTGAGGAAAATATTGCCACTCCGGAGCAGGTAGATGATGCCATGAAAACATTAGGTAACTTTAAGATGGGTCCCTTTGAGCTCATGGACCTGATCGGTGTGGATGTAAACTTTGCTGTAACCACTACAGTCTACAAGGATTATTTCTATGATCCGAAATATAAACCATCATTATTACAGCAGCGTATGTCTGAAGCCAAGCTACACGGAAGAAAAACCGGAAAGGGTTTTTATGATTATAGCGAAGGGGCGGAAAAGCCTGTTGTAGAAAAAAACGATGCGCTTTATGAGCAGATATTTTTAAGAATTATTTCAATGCTGATTAATGAGGCTGTGGAAGCCAAAAGATTAGGAGTAGCGAATGACCAGGATATTGAACTGGCTATGCAGAAAGGAGTAAACTATCCAAAAGGGCTATTGAGCTGGGGAAAAGAAATAGGATATTCAAAGATCTCCGAAACTCTGCAGAATCTTTATGGAGAATATCAGGAAGAAAGATACAGACAAAGTCCTTTGCTTTGTAAAATGTAA
- a CDS encoding DUF6624 domain-containing protein, with amino-acid sequence MRRIFLLFLGLSTALIDAQQKLNEGLKKELDEIMKVDQGYRMLFTSDVTPEKREEVLKKLNIDQEDFKKRGWEMVVEHDSINMHKVEGIISKYGYPGKTLVGEPTNQAVWYVIQHSNKIGKYLPLIKEAGKKNEIPFTMVAMMEDRFLMNENKEQIYGTQGSRGMIKDKDGKPVLMNFVWPIKDHQNVNKRRKEAGFNTSIEEIAKKMFGQDFKYEPYTLQKVLELRDKK; translated from the coding sequence ATGAGAAGAATATTTTTACTGTTTTTAGGACTGTCAACAGCTTTAATAGATGCCCAGCAGAAACTGAATGAAGGTCTGAAAAAAGAACTGGACGAGATCATGAAGGTGGATCAGGGGTACAGAATGCTTTTTACTTCCGATGTTACCCCTGAAAAAAGAGAAGAAGTTCTGAAAAAATTAAATATTGATCAGGAAGATTTCAAAAAGAGAGGTTGGGAAATGGTTGTAGAACATGACAGCATAAATATGCATAAAGTTGAAGGTATTATTTCAAAATATGGCTATCCCGGGAAAACACTTGTAGGAGAACCTACGAATCAGGCAGTGTGGTATGTTATCCAACATTCTAACAAAATTGGAAAATATCTGCCTCTCATCAAGGAAGCCGGAAAAAAGAATGAGATTCCTTTTACTATGGTAGCGATGATGGAAGATCGCTTTTTGATGAACGAAAATAAAGAGCAAATCTACGGAACTCAAGGTTCCAGGGGAATGATAAAAGATAAAGATGGAAAACCAGTACTTATGAATTTTGTCTGGCCGATTAAAGACCATCAGAATGTCAATAAAAGAAGAAAAGAAGCTGGTTTTAATACTTCTATTGAGGAAATTGCGAAAAAAATGTTCGGGCAGGATTTCAAATACGAACCCTATACCTTACAAAAGGTATTAGAACTAAGAGATAAAAAATAA
- a CDS encoding IS1182 family transposase, with product MLSTSKVVFKDYTPKENLLFPPNLSELIDERHPVKIVSNIIDGLDIKSLIKTYKPGGTSCYHPKMLLKVLIYGYLSNIYSSRKMEQALKENIHFMWLSAMSRPDHNTLNRFRSERLKGEIKAIFTQIVLLLEKEGLVSLKTTFVDGTKIEANANRYTFVWGRAVKKHKERIAEQLEELWNYAETVAKDELENTESIDFKEVDSEKVTQTIEKINEVLKDKKVASKVRQKLNYAKKNWADNLEKYKKQQELLEDRNSYSKTDTDATFMRMKEDHMRNGQLKPAYNLQISTHRQFILHYSIHPNPTDTKTLATHLLGFEESYHKAPKELVADAGYGSEENYNLLKSKKIKAYVKYNYFRKDQKSGQITTSQNNPKLAKIREKVFKLLNTSKGIKLRKQRSHDVEPVFAELKHNKNFKRFMLRGKNKVEVEIGILAIAHNLKKMSKAA from the coding sequence GTGTTAAGTACGTCAAAAGTAGTCTTTAAAGATTACACCCCCAAAGAAAATCTGCTTTTTCCTCCCAATTTATCGGAGTTGATTGATGAGCGACATCCTGTGAAAATTGTTTCAAACATTATTGATGGCTTGGATATCAAAAGCTTAATTAAAACCTACAAACCTGGCGGAACATCTTGCTACCACCCGAAAATGCTTTTGAAAGTTTTGATTTATGGCTATTTAAGCAATATCTATTCAAGCCGCAAAATGGAGCAGGCCTTGAAAGAAAACATCCATTTTATGTGGCTCTCTGCAATGAGCCGTCCCGATCATAACACCTTAAACAGGTTCCGTAGTGAACGATTGAAAGGTGAGATTAAAGCTATTTTCACACAAATTGTTCTTCTTTTGGAAAAGGAAGGTTTGGTAAGTCTGAAAACCACTTTTGTAGATGGCACCAAGATAGAAGCCAATGCCAATCGCTATACTTTTGTTTGGGGAAGAGCTGTCAAAAAACACAAAGAAAGGATTGCAGAGCAATTAGAAGAGCTTTGGAACTATGCAGAAACAGTTGCCAAAGACGAGCTTGAAAATACAGAAAGTATTGATTTTAAAGAAGTAGATTCTGAAAAAGTAACTCAAACCATCGAAAAGATCAATGAAGTTTTGAAAGATAAAAAAGTAGCTTCAAAAGTTCGTCAGAAACTGAATTATGCTAAGAAAAACTGGGCAGATAATTTAGAGAAATATAAAAAACAGCAAGAATTATTAGAAGATAGAAATTCCTATTCCAAAACCGATACAGACGCTACTTTTATGCGAATGAAGGAGGATCATATGCGAAACGGACAACTAAAACCCGCTTACAATCTACAAATTTCTACCCATAGACAATTCATTTTACATTATTCAATTCATCCCAACCCAACAGACACCAAAACATTAGCGACTCATTTACTGGGTTTTGAAGAAAGCTATCATAAAGCTCCCAAAGAGCTTGTTGCTGATGCTGGTTATGGCTCAGAAGAAAATTACAACTTGTTAAAATCTAAGAAAATAAAAGCTTATGTTAAATATAATTACTTCAGAAAAGATCAGAAATCGGGACAAATAACCACTTCACAAAACAATCCTAAATTGGCAAAAATCAGAGAAAAGGTTTTCAAACTTCTTAATACCAGCAAGGGCATCAAACTCAGAAAACAAAGATCCCATGATGTTGAACCTGTTTTTGCAGAGCTCAAACACAACAAAAATTTTAAACGATTCATGCTTCGGGGAAAAAATAAAGTCGAGGTAGAAATCGGCATACTCGCAATTGCCCACAATCTAAAGAAAATGTCAAAAGCAGCCTAA
- a CDS encoding DUF4241 domain-containing protein encodes MNENWMKKWNEVKDVLVCPTDLESYFTSDEILSQKMEVMEIGNVSLPSGKVIVRDPLVYLNAGEKPYFIEVPKGNFPVKIAVVKSEEWGDRYTVAKAEFTQEKPIVYREALIGNEELDGVEEGDYFGFSVDAGLACITDVEVIPHFDRFLTEINVENIYDDYFADIFAKSFKADPANQRDLGDWINWTIPNTSYQIPMFASGFGDGAYPVYFGYDVNDNITGLYIQFIDIELALSDEEDEDEE; translated from the coding sequence ATGAATGAAAACTGGATGAAAAAGTGGAATGAAGTAAAAGATGTTTTAGTCTGTCCTACAGATCTGGAGTCCTACTTTACTTCTGATGAGATTTTGTCACAAAAAATGGAAGTAATGGAAATAGGAAATGTTTCTTTACCTTCCGGAAAAGTGATTGTAAGGGATCCGCTGGTGTATTTGAATGCTGGCGAAAAGCCTTACTTTATTGAAGTTCCCAAAGGAAATTTTCCTGTCAAAATAGCAGTAGTGAAATCTGAAGAATGGGGTGACCGGTATACGGTTGCAAAGGCAGAGTTTACACAAGAAAAACCTATCGTTTACCGTGAAGCATTGATTGGAAATGAAGAGCTTGATGGTGTCGAAGAAGGAGATTATTTTGGGTTTTCTGTAGATGCGGGTCTTGCATGTATTACAGATGTAGAAGTGATTCCACATTTTGATCGCTTTCTCACCGAAATTAATGTTGAGAATATTTATGATGATTATTTTGCGGATATTTTTGCTAAGAGCTTTAAGGCTGATCCTGCTAATCAAAGAGATTTAGGAGATTGGATTAATTGGACTATTCCCAATACATCGTATCAGATTCCAATGTTTGCAAGTGGTTTTGGAGACGGAGCTTATCCTGTCTATTTTGGATATGATGTCAATGATAATATTACCGGATTGTATATTCAGTTTATTGATATTGAACTGGCCCTTTCCGATGAAGAGGATGAAGACGAAGAATAG
- a CDS encoding alpha/beta hydrolase → MIKKILIVCSVLLAFKFVVFAQSTAVKSLSIGEIRVLKSKILNEERTLNIYLPQNYDKTKSYPVIYLLDGSINEDFIHVSGLVQFFNLMYSMPETIVVGIANIDRKRDYTFHTDLKDLQKDYPTTGHSERFITFLEKEVKPLVQSNYKTADTYLFGQSLGGLLATEILLKRPEMFNNYFIISPSLWWDDESLLKQAKELLAQSPDTKKFIYISVGKGEHPVMIKDAESIDDILKKSGKKNWTIEYKMMEGDNHATILHRSLYEGLVKLFPYQETK, encoded by the coding sequence ATGATAAAGAAAATCCTCATAGTATGCAGTGTTTTATTAGCTTTTAAGTTTGTGGTTTTTGCACAATCAACAGCTGTAAAGTCACTTAGTATTGGAGAAATAAGAGTTTTAAAATCTAAGATCTTAAATGAGGAAAGAACTTTAAATATCTATCTTCCACAAAATTATGATAAAACAAAATCTTACCCCGTTATTTATCTTCTGGATGGAAGCATAAATGAAGATTTTATCCACGTTTCAGGTTTGGTTCAGTTTTTTAATTTGATGTATTCGATGCCTGAGACTATAGTTGTAGGGATCGCCAATATAGATAGAAAGAGAGATTACACTTTCCATACGGATTTGAAAGATCTACAGAAAGATTATCCTACAACAGGACATTCTGAGAGGTTCATTACTTTTCTTGAAAAAGAAGTGAAGCCATTAGTACAAAGCAACTATAAAACTGCAGATACATACTTATTCGGACAGTCTCTCGGAGGTCTTCTGGCCACAGAGATTTTACTGAAGAGACCTGAGATGTTCAATAATTATTTTATTATCAGTCCAAGCTTATGGTGGGATGATGAAAGTCTTTTAAAACAAGCCAAAGAATTACTTGCTCAATCTCCGGATACCAAAAAGTTCATTTATATTTCTGTGGGGAAAGGAGAGCATCCGGTAATGATAAAAGATGCAGAATCTATTGACGATATTTTAAAAAAATCTGGCAAGAAAAACTGGACTATAGAATACAAAATGATGGAAGGAGACAACCATGCAACCATCTTACACAGAAGTTTGTATGAAGGATTGGTAAAACTTTTCCCATATCAGGAGACAAAATAA
- a CDS encoding acyltransferase — MNIYSYHGIRPIIKPSAYIHPQAVIIGNVEIGEEVYIGPNAVIRGDWGRIIIKDGANVQENCTLHVFPNIETILEESAHIGHGAIIHSGHIGKNCLVGMNAVVMDKAVIGDECIIGALAFVPANFKCDSRKLIVGSPAKIIRDVSDDMIHWKTEGTKLYQELAREGKEAILPCEPFSEFVEQIPTKIVDYSIWADLK, encoded by the coding sequence ATGAACATTTACTCATATCATGGAATTCGTCCCATCATAAAACCTTCTGCTTATATTCATCCTCAGGCGGTGATTATTGGAAATGTGGAAATTGGGGAAGAGGTTTATATTGGTCCCAATGCGGTAATCCGTGGAGACTGGGGAAGAATTATCATTAAAGACGGAGCCAATGTACAGGAGAATTGTACGCTTCACGTTTTCCCGAATATAGAAACGATCTTAGAGGAATCTGCGCATATCGGTCACGGAGCGATTATTCATTCAGGACATATTGGGAAAAACTGTCTGGTGGGTATGAATGCCGTTGTCATGGATAAAGCCGTTATTGGAGATGAATGCATCATCGGTGCTTTAGCTTTTGTTCCTGCAAATTTTAAATGTGACTCCAGAAAGCTGATTGTAGGAAGTCCTGCAAAAATTATCCGGGATGTTTCTGATGATATGATTCATTGGAAAACAGAAGGTACAAAGTTGTATCAGGAATTGGCAAGAGAAGGAAAAGAAGCTATTCTTCCTTGTGAGCCTTTTTCAGAATTTGTGGAGCAAATACCAACTAAAATTGTTGATTACAGTATCTGGGCAGATTTGAAATAA